A genomic segment from Triplophysa dalaica isolate WHDGS20190420 chromosome 22, ASM1584641v1, whole genome shotgun sequence encodes:
- the LOC130412287 gene encoding uncharacterized protein LOC130412287 isoform X2, whose amino-acid sequence MTQANENLFTYGEEAFRRDSVHSDRFEDDEMERQENPIYGNICLEVEGSYGMSEEMCYEQMSQASTSKKVIKVEHGDVSYASLDLTANKKRRKKRKFQKQPQTYQAQTHSQAASLQNCLDQDTEVDLTLPSRSSSLMVSRHSIYLNSHQVALEAEERERGEERETDENEEREFEMRINSHEDFDHSLGRSRQSLEDKS is encoded by the exons atgacacaag CAAATGAAAACCTGTTCACATATGGAGAGGAGGCATTCCGTCGAGATTCGGTGCATTCAGACAG GTTTGAGGATGACGAGATGGAAAGACAGGAAAATCCGATTTATGGGAATATCTGTTTAGAAGTAGAAG GATCTTATGGGATGTCTGAGGAAATGTGCTATGAACAAATGTCGCAAGCAAGCACATCAAAAAAGGTTATAAAG GTTGAGCATGGTGATGTGTCATACGCTTCTCTGGATCTGACAGCCAATAAAAAGCGTAGGAAGAAACGGAAGTTCCAAAAACAGCCTCAGACCTACCAAGCCCAGACACATTCACAAGCTGCTTCTCTGCAAAACTGCCTAGACCAGGATACCGAAGTTGATCTCACCCTCCCGTCTCGAAGTAGCAGCCTCATGGTTTCACGCCATAGCATCTACCTCAACAGCCATCAAGTAGCCCTTGAggctgaggagagagagaggggggaagagagggagacagaTGAAAAcgaagagagagagtttgagatGAGAATAAATTCGCATGAAGACTTTGATCACTCCCTCGGTAGATCAAGACAAAGTCTAGAAGATAAGAGTTAA
- the LOC130412287 gene encoding uncharacterized protein LOC130412287 isoform X1, translating into MTQGDCMRYNVAIILTSVALLISVGLNVVLYLLRRQNRYNTANENLFTYGEEAFRRDSVHSDRFEDDEMERQENPIYGNICLEVEGSYGMSEEMCYEQMSQASTSKKVIKVEHGDVSYASLDLTANKKRRKKRKFQKQPQTYQAQTHSQAASLQNCLDQDTEVDLTLPSRSSSLMVSRHSIYLNSHQVALEAEERERGEERETDENEEREFEMRINSHEDFDHSLGRSRQSLEDKS; encoded by the exons atgacacaag GAGATTGCATGCGTTATAATGTGGCCATTATCCTGACATCTGTTGCACTGCTGATATCTGTGGGTTTAAACGTTGTACTCTATTTATTAAGAAGACAGAATAGATATAATACAG CAAATGAAAACCTGTTCACATATGGAGAGGAGGCATTCCGTCGAGATTCGGTGCATTCAGACAG GTTTGAGGATGACGAGATGGAAAGACAGGAAAATCCGATTTATGGGAATATCTGTTTAGAAGTAGAAG GATCTTATGGGATGTCTGAGGAAATGTGCTATGAACAAATGTCGCAAGCAAGCACATCAAAAAAGGTTATAAAG GTTGAGCATGGTGATGTGTCATACGCTTCTCTGGATCTGACAGCCAATAAAAAGCGTAGGAAGAAACGGAAGTTCCAAAAACAGCCTCAGACCTACCAAGCCCAGACACATTCACAAGCTGCTTCTCTGCAAAACTGCCTAGACCAGGATACCGAAGTTGATCTCACCCTCCCGTCTCGAAGTAGCAGCCTCATGGTTTCACGCCATAGCATCTACCTCAACAGCCATCAAGTAGCCCTTGAggctgaggagagagagaggggggaagagagggagacagaTGAAAAcgaagagagagagtttgagatGAGAATAAATTCGCATGAAGACTTTGATCACTCCCTCGGTAGATCAAGACAAAGTCTAGAAGATAAGAGTTAA
- the ilk gene encoding integrin-linked protein kinase, which produces MDDIFTQCREGNAVAVRLWLDNTENDLNQGDDHGFSPLHWAAREGRSGVVDMLIMRGARINVMNRGDDTPLHLAASHGHRDILAKLIQCKADTNAANEHGNTPLHYACFWGHDLVAEDLVSNAAQVSISNKYGETPLDKAKAPLAANLRELAEKQGQNLTKVPFKDTFWKGTTRTRPRNGTLNKHAGIDYKQLSMLSKVNENHSGELWQGRWQGTEIVIKMLHAREWTTRKSRDFNEEYPKLRIFSHPNVLPVLGACQSPPAPHPVIITHWMPYGSLYNVLHEGTNFVVDQTQAVKFALDIACGMAFLHTLEPMIPRHYLNSKSVMIDDDMTARISMADVKFSFQCPGRMYSPAWMAPEALQKKPEEINRRSADMWSFAVLLWELVTREVPFADLSNMEIGMKVALEGLRPTIPPGISPHICKLMKICMNEDPAKRPKFDMIVPILDKMQDK; this is translated from the exons ATGGATGACATATTCACGCAGTGCCGCGAAGGAAACGCGGTAGCCGTCCGCCTGTGGTTGGACAACACCGAGAATGACCTTAACCAAGG GGATGACCACGGGTTCAGTCCATTGCACTGGGCGGCCCGCGAGGGCCGCTCTGGGGTCGTGGACATGCTCATCATGAGAGGGGCTCGCATCAACGTCATGAACCGTGGGGATGACACACCCTTGCACCTGGCAGCCAGCCACGGCCACCGCGACATTCTGGCCAAG CTGATCCAGTGTAAAGCAGATACCAATGCAGCAAATGAGCACGGCAACACCCCTCTCCATTATGCCTGCTTCTGGGGCCACGACCTGGTCGCTGAG GATCTGGTCAGTAACGCTGCACAAGTGAGCATCTCCAACAAATACGGAGAAACTCCTCTGGACAAGGCCAAAGCGCCGCTTGCTGCAAATCTAAGAG AGCTGGCAGAGAAACAAGGACAGAACCTGACCAAAGTTCCCTTTAAAGACACTTTCTGGAAGGGAACCACCCGAACGCGACCAC GTAACGGAACACTAAACAAACACGCTGGCATAGATTACAAGCAGCTCTCAATGTTGTCCAAGGTCAACGAGAATCATTCTGGAGAG TTGTGGCAAGGTCGTTGGCAGGGCACAGAGATTGTGATTAAGATGCTCCATGCGCGAGAATGGACTACAAGAAAGAGCCGTGACTTTAACGAGGAGTATCCAAAACTGAG AATCTTCTCCCACCCAAATGTGTTACCCGTGTTGGGGGCGTGTCAGTCTCCTCCCGCCCCTCACCCAGTCATAATCACACACTGGATGCCCTATGGCTCTCTCTACAATGTGCTTCATGAGGGCACCA ATTTTGTTGTGGATCAGACACAGGCTGTGAAGTTTGCCTTGGATATAGCGTGTGGAATGGCTTTCCTGCACACGCTGGAGCCCATGATTCCACGTCATTATCTCAACAGCAAGAGCGTCATG ATTGATGATGACATGACTGCTAGGATAAGCATGGCAGACGTGAAGTTCTCTTTCCAGTGTCCAGGCAGGATGTACTCTCCAGCATGGATGGCACCAGAAG CCCTGCAGAAGAAGCCGGAGGAAATTAACCGCCGTTCTGCAGATATGTGGAGCTTCGCCGTGTTGCTCTGGGAGCTTGTCACCAGAGAGGTGCCCTTCGCTGACCTCTCCAACATGGAGATTGGCATGAAG GTGGCACTAGAGGGACTGCGGCCCACTATCCCACCAGGCATCTCTCCCCACATCTGCAAGCTGATGAAGATCTGCATGAACGAGGATCCTGCCAAGAGACCCAAATTTGACATGATCGTACCCATCCTAGATAAGATGCAAGACAAATGA
- the si:ch1073-15f19.2 gene encoding uncharacterized protein si:ch1073-15f19.2, producing the protein MDLSIIGTTYKLVFMGIILGTYGVTINHDVSKTAVEGENISLPCTVEELDIINNKIHIIQMEWIKRHQGIDEKIAVFHPDFPTQYFKNDSIVEGRKSSSGKLKGTVLNLFKVTVNDSGNYICEMTSYPHGSIRNVTKVTITEPRVSLKMISPYGFVKEGDEVKIRCSTRRPPLRFDLRRSKIESVLLESLTGEFILPNVTRNNSDLYVCFPVWESSGQHQQGFNSSLELTVNFLDKAECNTSSPLRVTVGEDVVISCKTEASQPLLYKWMKGNTTVSSSDTLSLSSVTSNQSGIYKLTAAFYNNQLWTDTEFSIHVLPEMSKGFTTETTSSVRSFSTLNPIFSQTTEPHRIFTSVETSSVPTTMTTSESSHFLTSTAQPNATMTAEHRLTSGNSLLNNSTPAPPAGNASTLHPYFVNPSNTSLSFNLSTTATSKTGSKLSTFVVTSKGTIIYTTDTTVTIEKVSNRATYIVIPILLLLLILIVLLYRRHLAQKKMNMPPSFKPPPPPMKYTSVRNHDVHMTDILV; encoded by the exons ATGGATTTATCTATCATTGGGACAActtataaacttgtttttatggGCATTATACTGG GAACGTATGGGGTGACTATAAATCATGATGTGTCAAAAACTGCTGTCGAGGGAGAAAACATCAGTCTGCCTTGCACTGTGGAAGAGCTGGATATTATCAACAACAAAATTCACATTATCCAGATGGAGTGGATTAAACGGCACCAGGGGATAGATGAGAAGATCGCAGTATTTCATCCCGATTTCccaacacaatattttaaaaacgaTTCTATTGTGGAGGGAAGGAAGAGTTCATCAGGAAAACTAAAGGGGACTGTCTTGAACctgtttaaagtgacagtgAACGACAGTGGCAACTATATTTGTGAAATGACCTCTTATCCTCATGGCTCGATTAGAAATGTCACAAAGGTGACCATCACAG AGCCGAGAGTATCACTGAAGATGATTTCTCCATATGGGTTTGTTAAAGAGGGAGATGAAGTGAAAATAAGATGTTCTACTAGACGTCCGCCACTCCGTTTTGATCTTAGAAGGTCAAAG ATTGAATCAGTTTTGCTGGAGAGCTTGACCGGAGAGTTCATTTTACCAAACGTCACCAGAAACAACAGTGATCTATATGTGTGTTTCCCTGTATGGGAATCATCGGGCCAACATCAGCAAGGTTTTAACTCCAGCTTGGAACTGACTGTGAACT TTCTTGACAAAGCTGAGTGTAACACAAGCAGTCCTTTGAGAGTCACGGTTGGTGAAGATGTGGTGATTTCTTGTAAGACAGAAGCTTCTCAGCCCTTGCTGTATAAGTGGATGAAG GGTAACACGACGGTCTCCTCCTCTGACACTCTGTCTCTGAGTTCGGTGACTTCAAATCAATCAGGAATATACAAACTGACAGCTGCCTTTTACAACAACCAACTCTGGACAGACACTGAGTTTTCCATCCATGTTCTTCCAGAGATGAGCAAAG GGTTTACAACCGAAACAACATCTTCAGTGAGAAGCTTCAGCACTTTGAATCCGATTTTCAGTCAAACCACCGAACCCCACAGAATCTTTACTTCTGTTGAGACCAGTTCAGTACCGACCACCATGACAACATCAGAATCCAGTCATTTTCTCACGAGCACAGCACAACCAAATGCTACTATGACAGCTGAACACAGACTCACCAGTGGCAATAGTCTTCTAAACAACAGCACTCCTGCGCCCCCTGCTGGCAATGCATCTACATTACATCCATATTTTGTAAACCCTAGTAACACCTCTCTTAGTTTCAATCTGAGCACAACTGCAACTTCAAAGACCGGAAGCAAACTTAGTACCTTTGTAGTAACAAGTAAAGGCACCATTATCTATACCACTGACACCACTGTGACAATTGAAAAAG TCTCAAACAGAGCAACATATATTGTTATCCCAATACTGTTGCTGTTGCTGATTTTAATTGTGCTCCTGTACAGAAGACACCTCGCCCAGAAAAA AATGAATATGCCACCTTCATTCAAGCCTCCTCCTCCACCAATGAAGTACACATCAGTGAGGAACCATGATGTGCACATGACTGATATTCTAGTGTGA
- the timm10b gene encoding mitochondrial import inner membrane translocase subunit Tim10 B — MDPDGQLRNLRDFLLVYNRMTEICFQRCTSNFNYRNLTMDEERCAESCAGKLIRTNHRLMGTYVQMMPAMVQKRMQEMENKAAEVAKAEAAAAQGGASAMIDTQSVPLSTPGIPPELPSLEILETPQIASTPNYPSEIKPPPLVLEPATQASETAKLGAGVSVTQNAQSFTTDSLQGQINVPPVMSTSSSSSVSSPEAGVGSVSSAVAGAGQNSQTTS, encoded by the exons ATGGACCCCGATGGACAACTGCGAAAT TTGCGGGACTTCCTCCTCGTGTACAATCGCATGACGGAAATCTGCTTCCAGCGGTGCACGAGCAATTTCAACTACAGAAATCTGACAATGGACGAG GAGCGTTGTGCGGAGAGCTGTGCTGGTAAATTAATAAGGACAAATCACCGTTTAATGGGCACGTATGTGCAGATGATGCCTGCGATGGTGCAGAAGCGGATGCAAGAGATGGAGAACAAGGCTGCAGAAGTTGCAAAAGCCGAAGCTGCTGCAGCACAGGGAGGTGCATCTGCAATGATAGACACACAATCTGTGCCTCTATCAACCCCTGGGATCCCACCAGAATTGCCATCACTGGAAATTCTTGAGACTCCTCAAATTGCTTCAACCCCTAATTATCCATCAGAAATAAAGCCACCACCTTTGGTTTTGGAGCCAGCCACACAAGCATCAGAAACAGCCAAGTTGGGGGCTGGAGTATCTGTGACACAAAATGCCCAATCCTTCACAACTGATTCTTTACAAGGACAAATAAATGTGCCGCCAGTGATGTCAACATCTTCAAGTTCTAGTGTATCATCACCCGAAGCAGGTGTTGGTTCAGTCTCAAGTGCAGTGGCAGGAGCGGGTCAGAATTCCCAGACAACATCTTGA